A genomic window from Prunus persica cultivar Lovell chromosome G2, Prunus_persica_NCBIv2, whole genome shotgun sequence includes:
- the LOC18785282 gene encoding glycosyltransferase family protein 64 protein C5 isoform X2 produces MLCLYSTGLQFSEGDIFYLFYETKNSITMQGDIGVSKSTDKGATWQQLGIALDEEWHLSYPYVFNYHGQIYMMPESSMKGELRLYRALNFPMQWTLEKVIMKKPLVDSFIINYNGAYWLFGSDHSGFGTRKNGQLEIWYSSSPLGPWKPHKKNPVYNVDKSFGARNGGRPFFYNGNLYRFGQDCAETYGRRVRTFKVEVLTKDEYKEVEVSLGLIEPSKGRNAWNGARHHHLDVQQLNTGEWIGVMDGDRVPSGDSVRRFILGSASVAIVAVLVILLGVLLGAVKCLIPLNWCTYNSGKRSDAFLAWERSHLFSSKVRRFCSRLNREVSFFRGRIKPNTCAGRLVLAILLACGVAAMCTGVKYIYGGSGAEEAYPLKGHYSEFTLLTMTYDARLWNLKMYVKHYSRCSSVREIIVVWNKGIPPKVSDFDSTVPVRIRVEKQNSLNNRFKMDSLIKTRAVLELDDDIMMTCNDIERGFRIWRQHPDRIVGFYPRLIDGSPLKYRGEKFARTHKGYNMILTGAAFLDSQVAFERYWGEEARQAREVVDKYFNCEDVLMNYLYANASSSKTVEYVRPAWAIDTSKLSGAAISRNTRVHYHIRSNCLLKFSEMYGSLTGRKWEFDGRKDGWDV; encoded by the exons ATGTTGTGTCTTTATTCAACCGGACTACAATTCTCCGAG GGAGATATTTTTTACTTGTTCTATGAAACCAAGAATTCAATCACCATGCAAGGAGATATAGGGGTTTCAAAAAGTACCGATAAGGGAGCAACATGGCAGCAATTGGGCATTGCCTTGGATGAAGAGTGGCATCTCTCTTATCCATATGTCTTCAACTACCATGGCCAA ATTTATATGATGCCTGAGAGCAGTATGAAAGGAGAGCTTCGTCTGTACCGAGCACTCAATTTTCCAATGCAATGGACTCTGGAAAAAGTGATCATGAAAAAGCCTCTTGTTGATTCCTTCATAATCAATTATAATGGAGCTTATTGGCTTTTTGGTTCAGATCACAGTGGATTTGGTACCAGAAAAAATGGACAGTTGGAAATCTGGTATAGCAGCTCACCGCTTGGTCCTTGGAAACCACACAAAAAGAACCCTGTATATAATGTTGATAAGAGCTTTGGGGCTCGAAATGGAGGCAGACCATTTTTCTACAATGGGAATCTTTATCGTTTTGGTCAAGACTGTGCTGAAACATATGGGAGAAGAGTGCGCACCTTCAAGGTGGAAGTTCTTACCAAAGACGAATACAAAGAAGTTGAAGTCTCCTTAGGCTTAATAGAGCCAAGTAAGGGGCGCAATGCTTGGAATGGTGCTCGCCATCATCATCTTGATGTGCAGCAGCTGAATACTGGTGAGTGGATTGGAGTGATGGATGGAGACCGGGTACCTTCCGGAGATTCAGTTCGGAGGTTTATTCTTGGCAGTGCTTCAGTTGCGATTGTTGCTGTACTTGTTATATTACTGGGAGTACTACTTGGAGCTGTGAAGTGCCTAATTCCCCTCAATTGGTGCACTTACAACTCGGGTAAGAGGAGTGATGCATTCTTGGCCTGGGAAAGGtcacatttgttttcttcgAAAGTGAGACGGTTTTGCAGCCGCTTGAACAGAGAAGTTTCATTCTTCAGAGGTCGGATTAAACCTAATACCTGTGCTGGAAGACTGGTTCTTGCTATACTTTTGGCATGTGGAGTCGCAGCTATGTGCACAGgggttaaatatatatatggtggCAGTGGTGCAGAAGAAGCTTACCCATTGAAAGGTCACTACTCAGAGTTCACCTTATTAACAATGACCTATGATGCTCGTCTTTGGAATTTGAAAATGTATGTTAAACACTATTCTAGATGTTCCTCAGTGCGAGAAATCATTGTGGTGTGGAACAAGGGAATACCTCCTAAAGTAAGTGATTTTGACTCCACAGTGCCAGTTAGGATCAGAGTAGAGAAACAAAACTCACTTAATAATCGGTTCAAGATGGATTCTTTGATAAAGACACGAGCTGTTCTGGAGCTTGATGACgacattatgatgacttgcaatgATATTGAGCGGGGATTCAGGATATGGCGTCAACACCCAGATCGTATTGTGGGTTTCTACCCCCGGCTAATTGATGGAAGCCCATTGAAGTATAGAGGTGAGAAATTTGCCCGGACTCATAAAGGTTACAACATGATTCTCACTGGGGCAGCTTTCCTTGATAGTCAAGTAGCTTTCGAAAGGTATTGGGGTGAAGAAGCCCGCCAAGCTAGGGAAGTGGTGGACAAGTATTTCAACTGTGAGGACGTGCTGATGAATTACTTGTATGCAAATGCAAGCTCGTCTAAGACCGTGGAGTATGTGAGGCCAGCGTGGGCAATCGATACGTCCAAGTTATCTGGTGCTGCAATCAGCCGAAATACACGGGTTCACTACCATATAAGGAGCAACTGCCTCCTGAAGTTTTCTGAGATGTATGGAAGTTTGACTGGGCGCAAGTGGGAATTTGATGGCCGGAAGGATGGTTGGGATGTATAG
- the LOC18787080 gene encoding pentatricopeptide repeat-containing protein At1g08070, chloroplastic: MNSQELWVQAFGRLKSCKSVSTTQLKQFHAFIIKTRPLPLPTQHLIYPKLTSSTEKNFTHILSFLNHLEKPDLCLSLYNAIIQGLPSNPNNKASLLLQVLELLKHMLVNGLLPDNYTVPSVLKACAQSRALREGQQMHTYAIKTGLVLSNVYVKNTLMRLYAVCGVINCVRNLFDEGPQRDLVSWTTLIQGYVKMGLPREGVEAFFDMCDAKMMADEMTLVIVLSACSKLGDLSLGRKINEYIHDNGVYRDVFIGNALVDMYLKCGDADFAYKVFNEMPVRNVVSWNSMISGLAHQGKFKEALDVFREMQRIGLEPDDVTLVGVLNSCANLGVLELGEWVHAYVDRNRIEADGFIGNALVDMYAKCGSIDQAFRVFQGMKHRDVYSYTAMIVGLAMHGEVEMALDIFAEMPRMGIEPDEVTFIGVLAACSHGGLVAEGQKYFRDMSSVYKLRPQTEHYGCMVDLLGRAGLINEAEEFVKNMPIEPDSFVWGALLGACRIHGKVELAESVMKKLLKVEPERDGAYVLMSNIYSSANRWKDAVKLRRAMKGKNMKKTPGCSSIELDGVVHEFKKGDKSHKRSKDIYKLLDEIMSHVKNHELLAH; encoded by the coding sequence ATGAACTCCCAAGAATTATGGGTTCAAGCTTTTGGCAGACTGAAATCATGCAAATCAGTAAGCACAACACAGCTCAAACAATTCCATGCATTTATCATCAAAACAAGGCCTCTCCCTCTCCCAACCCAACACCTCATATATCCAAAACTCACTTCTTCAACTGAAAAAAACTTCACTCACATTCTCTCCTTCTTAAACCACTTGGAAAAGCCAGACCTCTGCCTCAGCCTCTACAATGCCATCATCCAAGGCCTCCCTTCAAACCCCAACAACAAGGCAAGCTTGCTTCTTCAGGTGTTGGAATTACTCAAACATATGCTTGTCAATGGCCTCCTTCCTGATAACTACACTGTGCCCTCTGTTCTCAAGGCATGCGCGCAGTCACGTGCGCTGAGAGAAGGCCAGCAAATGCACACCTATGCTATCAAGACAGGGCTTGTTTTGTCCAATGTGTATGTGAAGAACACTCTTATGAGGCTCTATGCTGTATGTGGGGTTATAAATTGTGTCCGCAACTTGTTTGATGAAGGTCCTCAACGAGACTTGGTGTCATGGACTACGCTTATTCAGGGTTATGTTAAAATGGGGTTGCCCAGAGAAGGCGTGgaagcattctttgatatGTGTGATGCCAAAATGATGGCAGATGAGATGACGTTGGTCATTGTTCTCTCTGCTTGCTCTAAATTGGGAGACTTGAGCTTGGGGAGGAAGATAAATGAATACATACATGATAATGGGGTCTACCGagatgtatttataggaaatgctCTGGTTGATATGTACTTGAAGTGTGGAGATGCTGATTTTGCATATAAGGTGTTTAACGAGATGCCTGTGAGAAATGTGGTTTCTTGGAATTCAATGATATCGGGTTTGGCACATCAAGGGAAATTTAAGGAAGCATTGGATGTGTTCCGGGAGATGCAAAGAATAGGTCTTGAGCCAGATGATGTTACTTTAGTTGGTGTTTTGAATTCGTGTGCGAATCTTGGAGTGCTCGAGTTGGGGGAGTGGGTACATGCTTATGTTGATAGAAATCGGATTGAGGCAGATGGGTTTATAGGGAATGCACTCGTGGATATGTATGCAAAGTGTGGAAGCATAGACCAAGCCTTTAGAGTTTTTCAGGGCATGAAACATAGAGATGTATATTCCTATACTGCCATGATTGTCGGATTAGCTATGCATGGGGAAGTTGAGATGGCATTGGATATATTTGCTGAGATGCCTAGAATGGGCATCGAACCAGATGAGGTGACATTTATAGGAGTCCTGGCAGCATGTAGTCATGGAGGACTTGTTGCAGAGGGTCAGAAATATTTTAGAGATATGTCAAGTGTGTACAAGCTCAGACCTCAGACAGAGCATTACGGCTGCATGGTTGACCTTTTAGGCCGGGCCGGGTTAATTAATGAGGCGGAGGAGTTTGTTAAAAACATGCCAATTGAGCCTGATTCCTTTGTCTGGGGGGCCCTATTGGGAGCTTGTAGGATCCATGGGAAAGTAGAGCTTGCTGAAAGTGTAATGAAAAAACTATTGAAGGTAGAGCCAGAGAGAGATGGTGCATATGTGCTCATGTCAAACATTTATTCCTCTGCAAATAGATGGAAGGATGCAGTGAAGTTGAGAAGGGCAATGAAAGGAAAGAACATGAAGAAAACTCCTGGTTGTAGTTCAATTGAACTTGATGGTGTTGTTCATGAATTTAAAAAGGGTGACAAATCACATAAAAGAAGTAAAGACATATACAAATTGCTGGATGAGATTATGAGCCACGTAAAGAACCATGAGCTATTGGCACATTGA
- the LOC18786584 gene encoding transcription factor bHLH10 — protein sequence MYEDTVGCNFDQNSMPESAESVLNLNPLPPPPPPQVLMPSPSETHNNNNNNSFAVAENLRLSMEELSYPHQQDHHAAMEIELQNELGFNPYSTNTDQNNHSSHLVSFEQPTNWDNIHGVHDQMQQQLQDGANGPYPPTPDLLNLFSLPRCSPSSVLQNSSINFTNPNPKSSNFPNSLGFLGDVHGGIDTPPGTASSVLYDPLFHLNLPPQPPLFRELLQSLPHGYSLPGSRNGSLFSSGGDDREGIGGGVYSDGINNGRQFENGVLEFSREMGSIGRGRDVKGTKHFATEKHRRVQLNGKYSALRDLVPNPTKTDRASIVGDAIDYIKELLRTVDELKLLVEKKRCGRERSKRRRTEQDGGAGDDESCNMKPLGDPHDQSYNNGSLRSSWLQRKSKDTEVDIRIIDDEVTIKLVQRKKINLLLYVSKLLDELQLDLHHVAGGHIGNSYSFLFNTKMYEGSSLYASAIAQKLIEVLDKQYAAVPPTNSF from the exons ATGTATGAAGATACAGTAGGCTGCAACTTTGACCAAAACTCCATGCCAGAATCAGCAGAAAGTGTCCTCAACCTCAACCCTCTTCccccaccacctccaccacaaGTTCTCATGCCTTCTCCCTCAGAAacccacaacaacaacaacaacaacagcttTGCTGTTGCAGAAAACTTGAGACTCTCCATGGAAGAGCTCTCCTACCCTCATCAACAAGATCATCATGCTGCCATGGAAATTGAGCTCCAAAATGAACTTGGGTTCAATCCATACAGCACCAATACTGACCAGAACAACCATAGCAGCCATTTGGTTTCCTTTGAGCAACCAACCAATTGGGACAATATTCATGGTGTCCATGATCAGATGCAGCAACAATTGCAAGACGGTGCTAATGGTCCATACCCACCTACACCTGACCTTCTCAACCTTTTCAGCTTACCTAGATGCTCACCCTCTTCTGTTCTCCAAAACTCGTCCATTAACTTCACaaaccccaaccccaaaagCTCGAATTTCCCGAACTCTTTGGGGTTCCTCGGAGATGTCCATGGTGGGATTGACACCCCGCCAGGGACAGCGAGTTCGGTTCTCTATGACCCACTTTTCCATTTGAACCTGCCTCCACAGCCACCATTGTTCAGGGAATTGCTTCAGTCCTTGCCACATGGGTACAGCTTGCCAGGCTCAAGAAATGGGTCTTTGTTTAGTAGTGGTGGGGATGACAGAGAGGGGATTGGAGGAGGGGTTTACTCCGATGGGATTAATAATGGGAGGCAATTTGAGAATGGGGTGTTGGAGTTCTCCAGAGAAATGGGTTCTattggaagaggaagagatgtCAAAGGGACGAAACACTTTGCCACTGAGAAACACAGAAGAGTCCAGTTGAATGGCAAGTACAGTGCCTTGAGGGATTTGGTTCCAAACCCAACAAAG ACTGATAGAGCATCAATTGTGGGAGATGCAATTGATTACATAAAGGAGCTTCTGAGGACAGTGGATGAGCTGAAATTGCTGGTGGAGAAGAAAAGGTGTGGTAGAGAGAGGAGCAAGAGGCGCAGGACTGAACAAGATGGTGGTGCTGGAGATGATGAGAGCTGCAACATGAAGCCTCTTGGTGACCCTCATGACCAGTCCTACAACAATGGCTCTCTGAGGAGCTCATGGCTTCAGAGGAAATCCAAGGACACTGAGGTCGATATCCGCATTATCGATGATGAAGTTACGATCAAACTGGTTcagaggaagaagatcaaTCTGTTGCTGTATGTGTCCAAGCTTCTTGATGAGCTGCAGCTTGATCTGCATCATGTTGCTGGTGGACACATTGGCAATTCCTACAGCTTCTTGTTCAACACCAAG ATGTATGAAGGGTCATCTTTGTATGCAAGTGCTATAGCCCAAAAGCTCATTGAGGTTCTGGACAAACAATATGCAGCAGTTCCACCTACCAACAGTTTTTAG